A single genomic interval of uncultured Pseudodesulfovibrio sp. harbors:
- a CDS encoding biotin--[acetyl-CoA-carboxylase] ligase, translated as MLPPGIFIWESESRRPEPQSLAALHQGWKADVDAFGPWQESVYIDGVGEFLQGGSESRTTVVVTESCSSTMEQARVLAEQGVLGEWGALVAGVQLSGRGQLRRPWMSSAGNLHVSVVMPASPKTGAWQTALDSLLSLFAGYIFSVVLTQLGTNIQLKWPNDLLQDGKKVGGLLIEEKNGIVILGLGINLVECPSDEAMREDHSAQAGVLEISDNGGAPLSLWCTLVNRGKSVYSVLLDELEPPQFISLAEKQLAWVGRKVLVREGDENSYHAEISGLSPDGGLLLRRGSQEAVLYSGSIFPL; from the coding sequence AGGCTGATGTTGACGCCTTTGGTCCGTGGCAGGAGTCGGTTTATATCGATGGTGTCGGTGAATTTTTGCAGGGTGGCTCGGAGAGTCGAACAACGGTTGTTGTCACCGAATCCTGTTCGTCCACGATGGAGCAGGCCCGGGTGCTGGCCGAGCAGGGGGTGCTTGGCGAGTGGGGTGCTTTGGTGGCGGGGGTGCAACTGAGTGGCAGAGGGCAGTTGAGACGGCCTTGGATGTCTTCTGCGGGAAATTTGCATGTATCGGTTGTGATGCCTGCTTCGCCGAAGACGGGTGCATGGCAAACCGCTCTGGATTCTTTACTTTCCTTGTTCGCAGGATACATTTTCAGTGTTGTCCTGACTCAGTTGGGAACGAATATTCAGCTCAAATGGCCTAACGATCTTTTGCAGGATGGCAAAAAGGTCGGCGGGCTGTTGATTGAAGAGAAAAATGGGATTGTTATTCTGGGGCTTGGGATAAATCTTGTCGAGTGTCCTTCTGATGAAGCCATGCGCGAAGATCATTCTGCTCAGGCCGGAGTTTTGGAAATTTCTGATAACGGTGGTGCCCCTTTATCTCTATGGTGTACGCTTGTGAATCGTGGAAAAAGCGTGTATTCAGTCTTGCTCGACGAGTTGGAACCTCCTCAATTCATATCGCTCGCGGAGAAGCAGCTCGCCTGGGTGGGACGTAAAGTTCTGGTTCGGGAAGGGGATGAAAATTCCTATCACGCCGAAATCTCGGGACTGTCACCTGATGGCGGACTTCTTTTACGTAGAGGTTCGCAAGAGGCCGTTCTTTACTCTGGTTCCATTTTTCCTCTTTAG
- a CDS encoding pyruvate carboxylase, giving the protein MQPKSFEKVLEEVQGKRILVANRGIPARRICRSITEMFNAKAIMTATDVDKTSPATSGANELLMLGADPRAYLDLDMVIREAKANDVVAIHPGWGFGAEDDSFPAKCEKAGIIFIGPPQEPMRILGNKVAVRKLALEQGVPVVPGSEGAVSIPEAREIAKEIGFPVMLKAEGGGGGRGIYEVYKDEDLENAFSKASALAQASFGNPRLYVEKLLTSVRHIEIQVIADQHGNVFCFDERDCSVQRNHQKLIEITPSPWPKYTEELRAQLKEYSRRLVSAVGYYSLATVEFLVDAEGVPYLIEVNTRLQVEHGITECRYGIDLVEEQIAIAFGAELRFSEEKTKPYQWAFQCRINCEDPQKNFEPNSGRITRYVSPGGQGIRIDSCVGDGYRFPSNYDSAASLLIAYGNSWLKVVSLMNRALREYMIGGLKTTIPFHCKIIAHQKFIDADYDTNFVRQNYAELMDYSDHEPDSLRMMRLVAEVSALGYNKYVQLGEYRGREDKRVGRFELVHPPKVSSGFEARFKRGMDRDSILDTLRSDREAGVVHMTDTTTRDITQSNSGNRFRLAEDRIVGPSLDKCGFFSLENGGGAHFHVAMLANMTYPFAEAAEWNKFAPNTLKQILVRSTNVLGYKPQPRNVMRLTGEMINEHYDVIRCFDFLNHIENMRPFAEVAMASKKNIFEPAISLSWAKGFDAERYVAVTDEIIRMCSDVAGVSKKQAEKMIILGLKDMAGVCPPRFMTELITAISEKYPELVIHSHRHYTDGLFVPTMGAAAKAGAHIVDVAIGSSVRWYGQGEVLSTASYIEDEIGLKTHLDKDMIRATNFQLKQIMPYYDRYTAPYFQGIDHDVVRHGMPGGATSSSQEGALKQGYIKLLPYMLKFLEGTRKVVRYHDVTPGSQITWNTSFLAVTGAYKRGGEREVRRLLNMLDIVTLCKEGDLTEHERLARLDIYRDSNDAFRNLLLGKFGKLPLGFPEDWVYQSAFGKGWEAAIAERTEESPLTTLADVDLDAEREALQTRLHRQPTDEEFVMYLNHPGDAIATIEFCEKYGNINNLPIDVWFEGLEKGEVLDFQGNCKKPHRMRILDISEPDENGMAVVRYILDSEIMSHQVKVAEPDVGGKEVTEMADPANIFHVGSPSNGDLWVTHVRPGDKVKVGEELFNISIMKQEKSVLAPVDGTVRRVLKSANYTEDKKMVPVVEGELLVELGAAVGICPTCKTEVPSDDYNFCPSCGQKM; this is encoded by the coding sequence ATGCAACCGAAGTCCTTTGAAAAGGTGCTTGAAGAGGTACAAGGGAAGCGTATTCTTGTTGCCAACCGGGGTATTCCGGCACGGCGCATTTGTCGTTCCATTACGGAGATGTTTAATGCCAAGGCGATAATGACCGCCACTGACGTTGATAAAACCTCCCCCGCAACCTCTGGCGCTAATGAGCTGCTCATGCTCGGTGCCGACCCTCGTGCGTATCTAGACTTGGACATGGTGATTCGTGAGGCCAAGGCCAATGATGTGGTTGCCATTCATCCCGGCTGGGGATTTGGCGCTGAGGATGATTCCTTCCCTGCCAAATGCGAGAAGGCCGGTATCATCTTCATTGGTCCTCCGCAGGAACCCATGCGTATTCTGGGCAACAAGGTTGCCGTTCGTAAACTCGCCTTGGAGCAGGGGGTTCCTGTTGTGCCCGGTTCCGAAGGCGCTGTTTCCATCCCCGAAGCTCGTGAAATCGCCAAGGAAATCGGCTTCCCGGTTATGCTCAAGGCTGAAGGCGGCGGCGGTGGCCGTGGCATTTACGAGGTCTACAAGGATGAAGATTTGGAGAATGCGTTTTCCAAGGCTTCTGCTCTTGCTCAGGCTTCCTTCGGTAATCCGCGCCTCTATGTCGAGAAACTGCTGACCTCGGTTCGTCATATCGAAATTCAGGTTATTGCCGACCAGCATGGCAATGTCTTCTGTTTTGACGAACGCGATTGTTCGGTGCAGCGTAATCACCAGAAGCTCATCGAAATCACGCCGTCTCCGTGGCCCAAGTATACCGAGGAACTGCGTGCACAGCTCAAGGAATACTCCAGAAGGCTTGTCTCTGCCGTTGGTTATTATTCTTTGGCAACCGTCGAATTTCTCGTTGATGCCGAAGGCGTGCCTTACCTGATTGAGGTGAACACCCGGTTGCAGGTCGAGCACGGCATTACCGAATGTCGTTACGGCATTGATTTGGTTGAGGAACAGATTGCCATTGCCTTTGGTGCCGAGCTTCGATTCAGTGAAGAAAAGACCAAACCGTATCAGTGGGCGTTCCAGTGCAGAATCAACTGTGAGGACCCACAGAAGAATTTTGAACCGAATTCCGGTCGTATCACCCGTTACGTGTCTCCGGGGGGGCAGGGTATCCGTATCGACTCCTGTGTCGGTGACGGCTACCGTTTCCCGTCGAACTATGATTCGGCAGCTTCGTTGCTGATCGCGTACGGTAATTCCTGGCTCAAGGTTGTTTCCCTGATGAACCGCGCTTTGCGCGAGTACATGATCGGTGGTCTCAAAACCACGATTCCGTTCCATTGCAAGATTATTGCTCATCAGAAGTTCATTGATGCGGACTATGACACCAATTTTGTCCGTCAGAATTATGCCGAGCTCATGGACTATTCGGATCATGAGCCTGACTCTCTGCGTATGATGCGTCTTGTGGCCGAAGTGTCGGCGCTTGGCTACAACAAGTATGTGCAGCTTGGGGAATACCGCGGTCGTGAAGACAAGCGGGTGGGGCGGTTTGAACTGGTTCATCCTCCCAAGGTCTCCAGCGGGTTTGAGGCGCGCTTCAAACGCGGAATGGATCGTGATTCCATTCTTGATACGTTGCGTTCCGATCGTGAGGCCGGTGTGGTTCACATGACCGACACCACCACGCGAGACATCACACAGTCCAATAGCGGCAACCGCTTCCGGCTTGCAGAAGATCGAATTGTCGGTCCGTCGCTTGACAAATGTGGTTTCTTTTCTCTGGAGAATGGTGGCGGAGCCCACTTCCATGTGGCCATGCTTGCCAACATGACCTATCCGTTTGCCGAGGCCGCTGAGTGGAACAAGTTTGCACCCAACACGTTGAAGCAGATTCTCGTTCGCTCAACGAACGTGCTTGGATACAAGCCGCAGCCTCGAAATGTGATGCGTCTTACCGGAGAGATGATCAACGAGCATTACGATGTTATTCGTTGCTTTGATTTCCTGAACCATATCGAGAATATGAGGCCTTTTGCCGAAGTTGCCATGGCCTCCAAGAAGAACATCTTTGAACCGGCCATTTCACTCTCTTGGGCCAAGGGCTTTGATGCAGAGCGGTATGTGGCGGTTACGGATGAAATCATCCGCATGTGTTCTGATGTGGCCGGAGTCAGCAAGAAGCAGGCTGAGAAAATGATCATTCTCGGTCTCAAGGATATGGCTGGCGTCTGTCCGCCGAGGTTCATGACCGAACTGATTACCGCCATCAGCGAGAAATACCCTGAACTGGTTATTCATAGCCATCGCCATTATACCGATGGTCTGTTTGTCCCGACCATGGGAGCTGCCGCCAAGGCCGGCGCGCATATCGTTGATGTCGCCATTGGTTCGTCCGTCCGCTGGTACGGACAGGGCGAAGTGCTGTCCACGGCCTCCTATATTGAGGATGAGATCGGTCTCAAGACCCATCTTGATAAGGATATGATCCGCGCTACCAATTTCCAGCTCAAGCAGATCATGCCGTACTATGATCGTTATACTGCCCCGTACTTCCAGGGTATCGACCACGATGTCGTACGTCACGGTATGCCGGGTGGCGCAACGTCTTCTTCGCAGGAAGGTGCGCTCAAGCAGGGCTATATCAAGCTGCTGCCGTACATGCTGAAGTTCCTTGAAGGAACTCGCAAGGTGGTGCGCTACCATGACGTTACTCCCGGATCGCAGATCACCTGGAATACTTCATTCCTTGCCGTGACCGGCGCATACAAGCGCGGCGGTGAACGGGAAGTCCGCAGGTTGCTCAACATGCTCGATATCGTGACTCTCTGCAAAGAGGGCGATTTGACTGAGCATGAGCGTCTTGCCCGTCTTGATATCTATCGCGATTCCAATGACGCATTCAGGAACCTGCTGCTTGGCAAGTTCGGAAAGCTGCCTCTTGGTTTCCCGGAAGACTGGGTTTACCAGTCCGCGTTTGGCAAGGGCTGGGAAGCCGCTATTGCCGAACGGACCGAGGAGTCTCCGCTGACGACGTTGGCTGATGTCGATCTGGATGCCGAACGCGAAGCCTTGCAGACCCGCTTGCATCGTCAGCCTACGGATGAAGAATTCGTCATGTATCTCAACCATCCCGGCGATGCGATTGCGACCATCGAATTCTGTGAAAAATACGGAAATATCAATAATTTGCCAATTGATGTGTGGTTTGAAGGGCTTGAGAAGGGCGAGGTGCTCGACTTCCAGGGCAACTGTAAGAAGCCGCACAGGATGCGTATCCTCGACATCTCTGAACCGGATGAAAACGGCATGGCTGTTGTCAGATATATTCTTGATTCCGAGATCATGAGTCATCAAGTCAAGGTGGCTGAGCCTGATGTTGGAGGCAAAGAGGTTACTGAAATGGCAGATCCGGCCAACATCTTCCATGTCGGCTCGCCCAGCAATGGTGATCTGTGGGTGACCCATGTACGTCCCGGCGACAAGGTCAAGGTCGGTGAGGAGCTGTTCAACATCTCCATCATGAAGCAGGAAAAGTCCGTGCTCGCTCCGGTCGATGGTACTGTTCGCAGGGTTCTCAAATCCGCTAATTACACCGAGGACAAGAAGATGGTTCCGGTGGTGGAAGGAGAGCTTCTGGTTGAACTCGGAGCGGCCGTCGGTATCTGCCCCACATGCAAGACCGAAGTGCCGAGTGATGATTATAATTTCTGCCCGAGTTGTGGTCAGAAAATGTAA
- a CDS encoding PEP/pyruvate-binding domain-containing protein: MAKTQKKAAPKAEDSKAGKAGGKTESLKKKLVLNGADIKKIGEEAELLVGGKNYNTAIISQVAGIRAPEFRAISSHAFHTILDETKVNAAVVRATVEKEYNNVDWYSDEVNQDTEFLQNFVRELGKKVREQSAKQSGTPIKLRTFVNNVVEGFATSPEGIDQLRQRSVLVQSAILSVEVPADIAKEVKGAYLAICKEAGMDDVPVAVRSSAAGEDSRKKAFAGLQDTYLNIVGADTCLEAYHWDCASAYNLRSMTYRREAILDAITKAEETGDDSIAENAKKEWAIEHTSLSVCLMRMINPVISGTAFSADTATGCRGTDRNDLVSIDASYGLGEAVVGGMVTPDKFYVFQRDGGREVVIRYMGCKEKKIVYKEDGSGTHVVKVPDNEVTRWALSIAQAETVAQGVRAISKAYDGMIMDTEFCIDKTDRLWFVQARPETRWNEDFELHPDTIFMRRLEVDKKAVDSAEVILEGNGASRGAGQGTVKYLRSALELNKINKGDILAAERTDPDMVPGMRIASAILADVGGDTSHAAITSRELGIPAIIGIQRLEALRSLEGQQVTVDGSRGKVYRGELPLVEVGGEINVAELPATKTKVGLILADVGQSLFLSRLRKVPDFEVGLLRAEFMLGNIGVHPMALEAYDKAELNDLVENKLEQMDTRLTKVMKEQLADGLIRMPLKLREYVGLVTGLSRKMDSLAEQEGSRSTDEVLAMHRKLREMDRKLDEHISFATERLDILKTSIDLDAHVAVILGYHDMLESMPAQHSEAWKIRKDHEQIVAEYVARLREEPEVVEYIDQVTALREEVALKMGLKSEMDEVATLPDRIRKILESRGFTTGKENYIQTLSQGLALFAMAFYGSNIVYRTTDFKSNEYRNLLGGLLFEAHEDNPMIGYRGVSRNIHDWELEAFKLARGIYGGKNLSIMFPFVRTLEEARSMKRYLKQVHNLESGKDDLKIILMAEIPSNAVLCKEFLKEVDGFSIGSNDMTQMVLATDRDNASLQHIYDEEDPAVVWAILSAIFAGQKVGKKVGFCGQGVSNSVILRGLVAIAGIVSASVVPDTYRQTKFDMAAIEAEDIKTRDLGKWLKEQHMAKLRELLEANSYGHILKKYKSPEDFMEWYEGELDRFSEQLREHMETPKEEFYRQEMEQFRSMFHKPVIYASWDWHHTVQDAMRHAGFESFEEQEQALEKQRTKQW; encoded by the coding sequence ATGGCCAAGACCCAGAAGAAAGCCGCCCCGAAGGCAGAAGACAGCAAAGCCGGAAAAGCGGGTGGAAAAACTGAGAGTCTCAAAAAGAAGTTGGTTCTGAACGGAGCCGACATCAAGAAAATCGGCGAAGAGGCCGAATTGCTCGTTGGCGGTAAAAACTACAATACTGCCATTATCAGTCAGGTTGCTGGTATCAGGGCTCCTGAATTCAGGGCTATTTCATCGCATGCGTTTCATACCATTCTTGATGAAACAAAAGTGAATGCCGCTGTCGTCCGTGCGACAGTGGAGAAAGAATATAATAATGTTGATTGGTATTCTGATGAAGTCAATCAGGATACCGAATTCCTTCAGAATTTTGTTCGCGAACTCGGCAAGAAAGTGCGTGAGCAGTCGGCCAAGCAGTCCGGTACTCCCATCAAGTTGCGTACATTCGTCAATAACGTTGTCGAAGGATTCGCGACTTCTCCCGAAGGTATTGACCAACTGAGACAGCGCTCCGTGCTGGTTCAGTCGGCCATCCTTTCCGTTGAAGTGCCTGCTGACATCGCCAAGGAAGTCAAAGGCGCTTATCTTGCTATTTGCAAGGAAGCTGGAATGGATGATGTGCCTGTCGCTGTTCGTTCTTCTGCCGCTGGTGAAGATAGCCGCAAAAAGGCTTTTGCCGGTCTACAGGATACTTACCTTAATATAGTTGGAGCCGATACCTGTCTGGAAGCATACCACTGGGATTGTGCATCAGCGTACAACCTTCGTTCCATGACCTACCGCCGTGAGGCAATTCTTGATGCCATCACCAAGGCGGAGGAGACAGGGGATGATTCCATTGCAGAGAACGCAAAGAAGGAGTGGGCCATCGAGCATACTTCCTTGTCCGTGTGTCTCATGCGTATGATCAATCCGGTTATCTCCGGTACCGCGTTTAGTGCGGATACAGCCACCGGTTGTCGTGGAACGGACCGTAATGACCTTGTTTCCATCGATGCCAGTTACGGCCTTGGTGAGGCTGTTGTCGGTGGCATGGTAACCCCCGATAAATTTTATGTTTTCCAGCGTGACGGCGGTCGTGAGGTCGTTATCCGTTACATGGGATGCAAAGAGAAGAAAATTGTCTACAAGGAAGACGGCAGCGGCACGCATGTCGTGAAAGTCCCGGACAATGAAGTTACCCGTTGGGCGCTTTCCATTGCCCAGGCCGAAACTGTCGCTCAGGGCGTTCGGGCTATCTCCAAGGCCTACGACGGCATGATTATGGATACCGAGTTCTGCATCGACAAGACGGACCGCCTTTGGTTTGTTCAGGCTCGTCCGGAAACTCGTTGGAATGAAGATTTCGAACTTCATCCCGACACCATTTTCATGCGCCGTCTCGAAGTGGACAAGAAGGCAGTTGATTCTGCCGAGGTTATTCTCGAAGGAAACGGTGCATCCCGCGGTGCCGGACAGGGAACGGTCAAGTATCTCCGTTCCGCCCTTGAACTGAACAAGATCAATAAGGGTGACATTCTGGCTGCGGAACGCACCGATCCGGACATGGTCCCGGGCATGCGTATTGCCTCTGCCATTCTGGCCGATGTCGGTGGTGACACCAGTCATGCGGCTATTACGTCCAGAGAGCTTGGCATTCCGGCCATTATCGGTATTCAGCGTCTCGAAGCACTTCGTTCTCTCGAAGGCCAGCAGGTGACTGTTGATGGTTCTCGCGGCAAAGTATACCGCGGCGAATTGCCGTTGGTGGAAGTTGGCGGCGAAATCAACGTTGCCGAACTGCCTGCCACCAAGACCAAGGTAGGCCTGATTCTGGCTGACGTTGGTCAGTCCCTGTTCCTGTCCCGTCTGCGTAAGGTGCCTGATTTCGAAGTCGGCCTGCTGCGGGCAGAGTTCATGCTCGGTAATATTGGTGTTCATCCCATGGCTCTTGAAGCCTATGACAAGGCAGAGCTCAACGATCTGGTTGAAAATAAGCTTGAGCAGATGGATACCCGTCTGACCAAGGTGATGAAAGAGCAGCTTGCTGACGGGCTTATTCGTATGCCGCTCAAGCTGCGTGAATACGTGGGCCTCGTGACTGGGCTGTCTCGCAAGATGGATTCTCTTGCAGAGCAGGAAGGTTCACGCAGTACTGATGAAGTGCTGGCCATGCATCGCAAGCTGCGTGAGATGGACCGCAAACTTGATGAACACATCTCTTTTGCCACAGAACGTCTCGATATCCTGAAAACATCCATTGATCTTGATGCTCATGTCGCTGTCATTCTTGGGTATCACGATATGCTCGAATCCATGCCCGCACAGCATTCCGAAGCCTGGAAGATTCGCAAGGATCATGAACAGATCGTGGCGGAATACGTTGCTCGACTCAGGGAAGAGCCGGAAGTTGTGGAGTATATCGATCAGGTGACTGCGCTTCGTGAAGAGGTCGCACTCAAGATGGGCCTGAAATCCGAAATGGATGAAGTGGCTACGCTGCCTGACCGTATTCGCAAAATCCTTGAATCTCGCGGATTCACCACTGGTAAGGAAAATTATATCCAGACCCTTTCTCAGGGATTGGCACTCTTTGCCATGGCTTTCTACGGAAGCAATATCGTTTACAGAACCACTGACTTCAAGTCGAACGAATACCGCAATCTGCTCGGCGGACTGCTTTTCGAGGCTCATGAAGACAATCCGATGATCGGTTATCGCGGTGTGTCTCGTAATATTCACGACTGGGAATTGGAAGCCTTCAAGCTTGCACGCGGCATTTACGGCGGAAAGAACCTGAGCATCATGTTCCCGTTTGTCCGTACGCTTGAAGAAGCTCGCAGCATGAAGCGTTACCTGAAACAGGTTCACAACCTCGAATCCGGCAAGGATGATTTGAAAATCATCCTTATGGCGGAAATACCGAGTAACGCGGTGTTGTGTAAGGAATTCCTCAAGGAAGTGGACGGTTTCTCCATCGGTTCCAATGACATGACGCAGATGGTGCTTGCTACCGATCGTGACAACGCCAGTCTTCAGCATATTTATGATGAAGAAGATCCGGCAGTTGTGTGGGCCATCCTCTCTGCCATTTTCGCAGGGCAGAAGGTCGGCAAAAAGGTCGGTTTCTGCGGGCAGGGCGTCAGCAACAGCGTCATCCTGCGCGGACTTGTCGCCATTGCCGGTATTGTTTCGGCTTCTGTTGTGCCGGATACCTACCGTCAGACCAAGTTCGATATGGCTGCGATTGAGGCCGAAGACATCAAGACCCGTGACTTGGGCAAGTGGCTCAAGGAACAGCACATGGCCAAGCTGCGTGAACTCCTTGAAGCCAACAGCTACGGACATATTCTGAAAAAGTACAAGTCTCCCGAGGACTTCATGGAATGGTACGAAGGCGAACTGGATCGGTTCAGCGAGCAGCTTCGTGAACACATGGAGACTCCCAAGGAAGAGTTCTACCGTCAGGAAATGGAGCAGTTCCGTTCCATGTTCCACAAGCCGGTTATCTATGCCAGCTGGGATTGGCATCACACTGTTCAGGATGCAATGCGTCACGCCGGCTTTGAGTCCTTTGAGGAACAGGAACAGGCGTTGGAGAAGCAGCGCACCAAGCAGTGGTAA
- a CDS encoding FapA family protein, which yields MPFLLKHHFDPDLDCQHLTPKQQDDGSVDHYDLSFVQNVEAGCVIAEWGDLSDGEKADPRFVFDKKVFPAGKGTGIKRKHPDKLYAAVNGWVTYRDDKIVVLESLVVPEEVDFHTGNICFIGNLTIGGGVRTGFVVQGRDVTIQGQIEAASIEALQELNCRGGVKGAKEAFLESGKSMKLSFCEYATLKSGEDILVKGALMHSNVYAGRRLAVGGRLTGGSIYSHEYVYVGEQLGGGLDTHTSVVIGYNPILLYADAEYNRRIKRLHANIASFEKLLNKSDDHREEYQPKLQAALKELDLLKLLKVKLWEGIQGTEQLDQCKVLVPGVVKPGVEISIGSAYLKVDDFLEDVFFYYENHEVKIGASTKQLQR from the coding sequence ATGCCCTTTTTGTTGAAACATCATTTTGATCCGGATTTGGATTGTCAGCATCTCACCCCGAAGCAACAGGACGACGGGAGTGTTGATCATTATGATTTGAGTTTTGTTCAAAATGTTGAAGCAGGGTGTGTTATTGCCGAATGGGGCGATCTTTCGGATGGGGAAAAAGCAGATCCACGATTTGTTTTTGATAAAAAGGTTTTCCCTGCCGGAAAAGGGACTGGGATTAAACGGAAGCATCCTGACAAGCTGTATGCTGCTGTCAACGGATGGGTAACGTATAGAGATGATAAAATTGTTGTCCTTGAGTCCCTTGTGGTACCTGAAGAAGTTGATTTTCATACCGGGAATATTTGTTTTATTGGAAATTTGACTATTGGCGGAGGGGTTCGAACCGGCTTTGTCGTACAGGGACGGGATGTGACAATTCAGGGGCAGATTGAGGCTGCCTCAATTGAAGCCTTGCAGGAGCTGAATTGTCGTGGCGGAGTCAAGGGGGCCAAGGAGGCTTTTCTTGAATCCGGGAAAAGTATGAAGCTGTCCTTTTGTGAATACGCTACCTTGAAATCCGGTGAGGATATTCTGGTAAAGGGTGCTTTGATGCACAGCAACGTGTATGCCGGAAGAAGACTTGCCGTTGGCGGCAGGCTTACCGGAGGCTCCATTTATAGTCACGAGTATGTCTATGTAGGAGAACAGCTTGGTGGTGGATTGGATACGCATACCTCCGTGGTAATTGGGTATAACCCCATCCTTCTTTATGCTGATGCTGAATACAACAGGCGTATCAAACGATTGCATGCCAATATCGCTTCATTCGAGAAATTGTTGAATAAAAGCGATGATCATCGTGAAGAATATCAGCCAAAGTTACAGGCGGCCTTGAAGGAACTTGACTTGTTGAAGTTGCTGAAGGTCAAGTTGTGGGAAGGAATACAGGGAACAGAGCAGCTGGATCAATGCAAGGTACTTGTACCCGGCGTCGTCAAGCCAGGGGTGGAAATAAGTATCGGATCAGCGTATCTCAAAGTGGATGACTTCCTTGAGGATGTTTTTTTCTATTACGAAAATCATGAAGTAAAAATTGGTGCTTCCACCAAACAACTGCAAAGATAA
- a CDS encoding flagellar protein FlaG, translated as MNIPEIRNDVKQGYRTESTHSAQAVAEPLGAKDGNRLSAEAVHKQENAQKDKQHNSPSTDQIKALVTEAEKQLEANNVKLSFNVLEEKDLVQVEIVDNDGKVIRKIPSDEVIKLSESLKNLDRGFLDETS; from the coding sequence ATGAATATCCCAGAAATAAGAAATGATGTGAAGCAGGGGTACCGTACGGAAAGTACGCACTCAGCTCAGGCTGTGGCTGAACCACTTGGCGCTAAGGACGGCAACAGGTTGAGTGCAGAAGCAGTACACAAGCAGGAAAACGCACAAAAGGACAAGCAGCACAACAGTCCTTCTACAGACCAGATCAAGGCGCTTGTCACAGAAGCGGAAAAGCAGCTTGAGGCCAATAACGTCAAGCTCAGTTTCAACGTTCTGGAAGAAAAAGACCTTGTCCAAGTCGAGATTGTCGACAACGACGGCAAAGTCATTCGCAAGATTCCTAGTGATGAGGTTATCAAACTCTCAGAATCACTCAAAAATCTTGATCGTGGATTTCTTGACGAAACTTCCTAG
- a CDS encoding MotA/TolQ/ExbB proton channel family protein translates to MDIATLIGLVGAFGLVLTTIFMGGNAAGFVDVPSVVVVIGGTFAVTFVMFPMNVVIGTIKVGLKTLLFKSNDPQDIIRQITNLADTARKESLVALEKVGIEDPFLKKGVMLVVDGSSEALVRSVMEIELEFMKQRHRQGQAVFKGMGTMAPAFGMIGTLIGLVNMLSNLSDPSSIGPAMAVALLTTFYGAVMANCVFLPLATKLEERSAEDALFMQIMIEGVSSLQRGDHPTVVKEKLQAFLSPAIREES, encoded by the coding sequence ATGGATATTGCAACATTAATAGGTCTTGTGGGCGCGTTCGGTCTTGTTCTTACCACCATTTTCATGGGGGGAAATGCGGCTGGATTTGTTGACGTGCCGTCAGTTGTCGTTGTCATCGGCGGGACGTTTGCCGTTACTTTTGTCATGTTTCCCATGAATGTCGTTATCGGTACCATCAAGGTCGGATTGAAGACGCTACTTTTCAAGTCCAATGACCCGCAGGACATCATTCGTCAAATAACGAATCTTGCCGATACAGCTCGAAAAGAGAGTCTGGTTGCTCTTGAGAAAGTGGGCATTGAAGATCCATTCCTCAAGAAAGGTGTCATGCTTGTCGTAGACGGTTCAAGTGAGGCTCTGGTTCGATCTGTCATGGAAATCGAGTTGGAATTCATGAAGCAGCGTCATCGTCAGGGACAAGCTGTTTTCAAAGGGATGGGGACCATGGCACCTGCATTCGGCATGATCGGTACTTTGATCGGTCTGGTCAACATGCTTTCCAACCTCTCTGATCCTTCGTCCATTGGACCAGCCATGGCCGTAGCATTGCTGACCACTTTTTATGGTGCAGTTATGGCAAACTGTGTTTTTCTGCCCCTAGCCACCAAGCTGGAGGAACGTTCTGCCGAAGACGCCCTGTTTATGCAGATAATGATTGAGGGGGTTTCTTCGTTGCAGCGAGGAGATCACCCCACCGTGGTCAAAGAGAAGCTTCAGGCCTTTTTGTCGCCCGCCATACGTGAGGAATCCTAG